In the genome of Massilia sp. PAMC28688, one region contains:
- the rpsG gene encoding 30S ribosomal protein S7 encodes MPRRREVPKREILPDPKFGNQDVAKFVNVLMLSGKKSVAENIIYGAFEHIKQKSGKDPLEVFATAINNAKPMVEVKSRRVGGANYQVPVEVRPVRRMALSMRWLREAANKRSEKSMPQRLGGELMEAAEMRGGAMKKRDEVHRMAEANKAFSHFRF; translated from the coding sequence ATGCCACGTCGTCGTGAAGTCCCCAAACGCGAGATCCTGCCTGATCCAAAATTCGGCAACCAGGATGTCGCAAAATTCGTCAACGTTCTGATGTTGTCGGGTAAGAAGTCGGTTGCTGAAAACATCATCTACGGTGCGTTCGAGCACATCAAGCAAAAGTCCGGCAAGGACCCGCTTGAAGTATTCGCTACTGCGATCAACAACGCCAAGCCAATGGTCGAGGTGAAATCCCGCCGCGTTGGTGGTGCCAACTACCAGGTGCCAGTGGAAGTTCGTCCAGTACGTCGTATGGCGCTGTCCATGCGTTGGTTGCGCGAAGCCGCAAACAAGCGCAGCGAAAAATCCATGCCGCAACGTCTGGGTGGTGAATTGATGGAAGCCGCTGAAATGCGTGGCGGTGCAATGAAGAAGCGTGACGAAGTTCACCGCATGGCTGAAGCGAACAAGGCGTTCTCGCACTTCCGCTTCTAA
- the rpsL gene encoding 30S ribosomal protein S12, which produces MPTINQLIRNPRVALTVKSKSPALENSPQKRGVCTRVYTTTPKKPNSALRKVAKVRLTNGFEVISYIGGEGHNLQEHSVVLLRGGRVKDLPGVRYHMVRGALDTQGVKDRKQARSKYGTKRAKAGKK; this is translated from the coding sequence ATGCCAACCATCAATCAACTGATTCGCAACCCACGTGTCGCCCTGACCGTGAAGAGCAAATCGCCGGCGCTGGAAAACAGCCCGCAAAAACGTGGTGTTTGCACCCGTGTGTACACGACGACTCCAAAGAAGCCAAACTCGGCTCTGCGTAAGGTCGCCAAAGTTCGCCTGACCAACGGTTTCGAAGTCATTTCGTACATCGGCGGTGAAGGCCACAACCTGCAAGAACACAGTGTCGTGCTGCTGCGCGGCGGCCGTGTGAAGGACTTGCCGGGTGTGCGTTACCACATGGTTCGCGGTGCACTGGATACCCAGGGCGTTAAAGACCGTAAGCAAGCTCGTTCCAAGTACGGTACGAAGCGCGCAAAAGCTGGTAAGAAGTAA
- a CDS encoding phosphoethanolamine transferase: MLALLRRPANLYLLLTYLALSAVPFVPLLLGKPLERPGQVLGVACVAWVAVWAVFKRPAYFHWLLIPAFLALPTEIYLYTYYGQGISTHHLGIIAETSPSEAMEFLGSTVWLMLAVMLTSLAWLVSSWRAAILTRDLDWDDASRWAALAVLGVGAGVLAYGYEFGIAGKPTAPAVAQSAAHTIPANSSASTRNTPSARVEGAHAVSEAASAKGADGASQAAQAKSARPAVKPSIPPQDRPVPGANLTGMKLPALPHMAKLPVEYDALANSWPFGLAARGRAFYKERQYLAELGERNSKFSFGARQQPADSRPEIVLMVIGESSRADRWSLNGYARDTNPLLNKEANLINLPDVITSVSATRLSVPVMISRKPATQSLKNGFSEKSFLTAYKEAGFKTFWLSNQVSFGEFDTPVSVFAKEADVVQFLNLGGFTNHSNFDDVLLGPLNHAIADEAVKKLIVLHTLGSHWNYSQRHPEQFDRWQPSLFGVDKPVVTDIKIKLKLNNSYDNTILYTDWFLATVIGRLKQSGQRSAMMYMADHGQALYDNSCKLVFHGHNTQYDFHVPAFVWLSDAYLADRPDKAALLRKHRKARLSTENAFHTLLDLGDIRYPGERPERSFANEHFREHTRYVDSYGWSNYDNATRRGDCREIIDKGKPLKREK, from the coding sequence ATGCTTGCACTGCTGCGCCGCCCCGCCAATCTGTATCTGCTGCTGACCTACCTGGCGCTGTCGGCCGTGCCATTTGTGCCGCTGCTGCTGGGCAAGCCTCTGGAACGGCCGGGACAAGTGCTGGGCGTGGCGTGCGTGGCGTGGGTGGCGGTGTGGGCTGTGTTCAAGCGCCCGGCCTACTTTCACTGGCTGCTGATCCCGGCGTTCCTGGCACTGCCCACCGAGATCTATCTGTATACGTATTACGGCCAGGGCATTTCGACCCACCACCTGGGCATTATTGCCGAGACCAGCCCCAGCGAAGCGATGGAGTTTCTGGGCAGCACCGTCTGGCTGATGCTGGCGGTGATGCTGACATCCCTGGCATGGCTGGTGAGCTCGTGGCGCGCGGCCATCCTCACGCGCGACCTGGACTGGGACGACGCGTCGCGCTGGGCGGCGCTGGCGGTGCTGGGCGTCGGCGCTGGCGTGCTGGCGTATGGGTACGAATTCGGCATCGCCGGCAAGCCCACAGCTCCGGCGGTGGCACAATCGGCGGCGCATACCATTCCTGCCAACAGCAGTGCGAGCACCCGCAACACGCCATCGGCACGCGTGGAGGGCGCCCATGCAGTCTCCGAGGCCGCGTCTGCGAAGGGGGCGGATGGCGCGTCCCAGGCCGCACAAGCGAAGTCGGCCCGCCCCGCAGTAAAGCCTTCCATTCCCCCTCAGGACAGGCCGGTACCCGGCGCAAACCTTACCGGCATGAAATTGCCGGCCCTACCCCACATGGCCAAGCTGCCGGTGGAATACGATGCCTTAGCCAACTCGTGGCCATTCGGGCTTGCAGCCCGTGGCCGCGCCTTTTACAAGGAACGCCAGTACCTGGCCGAGCTTGGCGAGCGCAACAGCAAGTTTTCGTTCGGCGCGCGCCAGCAGCCAGCCGACTCCCGGCCGGAAATCGTGCTCATGGTCATTGGCGAATCGTCGCGTGCCGACCGCTGGAGCCTGAACGGCTACGCGCGCGACACCAACCCGCTGCTGAACAAAGAGGCCAACCTCATTAATCTTCCGGACGTGATCACCTCCGTCTCGGCCACGCGCCTGTCCGTCCCCGTGATGATTTCGCGTAAGCCGGCCACGCAAAGCCTGAAAAATGGTTTTTCGGAAAAGTCCTTCCTGACCGCTTACAAGGAAGCGGGATTCAAGACCTTCTGGCTGTCCAATCAAGTGTCATTTGGTGAGTTTGATACCCCCGTGTCCGTGTTTGCCAAAGAAGCCGACGTAGTCCAGTTTTTGAATCTGGGCGGCTTTACCAACCACTCCAACTTCGACGATGTGCTGCTCGGCCCGCTGAACCATGCCATTGCCGACGAGGCCGTGAAAAAACTGATCGTGCTGCACACGCTGGGCAGCCACTGGAATTACAGCCAGCGCCATCCCGAACAGTTCGACCGCTGGCAACCTTCCTTGTTCGGCGTAGACAAGCCAGTTGTGACCGACATCAAGATCAAGCTAAAACTGAACAACAGTTACGACAACACGATCCTGTACACCGACTGGTTTCTGGCCACTGTGATTGGGCGACTGAAGCAATCGGGCCAGCGCAGCGCCATGATGTATATGGCCGACCACGGGCAAGCCCTGTACGACAACAGCTGCAAGCTGGTGTTCCACGGCCACAATACGCAATATGACTTCCATGTGCCGGCCTTTGTCTGGCTGTCCGATGCCTACCTGGCCGACCGGCCCGACAAGGCAGCGCTCCTGCGCAAGCACCGCAAGGCTCGCCTGTCGACCGAAAACGCGTTTCATACGCTGCTGGACCTGGGCGACATACGCTATCCGGGCGAGCGGCCTGAGCGCAGCTTCGCAAACGAGCATTTTCGAGAACACACGCGCTATGTGGACAGCTACGGCTGGTCCAATTACGACAACGCCACGCGCCGGGGCGACTGCCGCGAGATCATCGACAAGGGCAAGCCGCTCAAACGTGAGAAATAG
- a CDS encoding DNA mismatch repair protein MutS yields MKRWFRVTEPEPLDYPFSETDIAELHRLRDTGQAAIDDATWKDLLLSQYCAQLSHEVSIFGQQALYQRLRTGMAEGSVTRVKEFIANPQLLEQTRSTCKSLRHADTEIAALLFEEPSPVAPAWAGKVWFLPILLAAAVAASLWYQAALIVVVVLLYFLMANQMRYHRAVEAWARSNVSLQMLLRVVSLRGGEDAARAGVINRGITRSPYAALTPGLSAYQDWFALKNVSHFFRCHQLIALHKGFLQRCFLEIASLEADVALARHLLHTRLWCWSGLAARDAMVLEGAVHPLLGEAQPMTVQLAERGAFISGQNGIGKSTLLRTIGINLVGARAFGFCYASRACASMLPVYSSMQSEDSILGGESLYMAELRRARELLAAADGPHPGVYLIDEIFRGTNHLESVSAAAAVLNVLAAKGLVVVSSHNLMLASLLGHRLAPMCVAKDVHGQLSLSPGVLAHTNGIALLAERGFGAEVEAGAARVFDWLDGYLAHPPHAALVLAPVSEARRA; encoded by the coding sequence ATGAAGCGGTGGTTCCGCGTGACCGAGCCGGAACCGCTGGACTATCCATTCAGCGAGACGGATATCGCCGAGCTGCATCGGCTGCGGGACACAGGACAGGCGGCCATCGATGACGCAACGTGGAAAGACCTGCTGCTATCGCAGTATTGCGCGCAGCTGTCGCATGAGGTAAGCATCTTCGGCCAGCAGGCTTTGTACCAGCGGCTTCGGACAGGCATGGCGGAGGGCAGCGTGACGCGGGTGAAGGAGTTCATCGCCAACCCCCAGCTGCTGGAGCAAACGCGCAGCACCTGCAAATCGCTGCGCCATGCGGATACTGAAATCGCAGCCTTGCTGTTTGAGGAGCCCTCGCCGGTGGCGCCAGCCTGGGCAGGGAAGGTGTGGTTCTTGCCGATACTGCTGGCAGCAGCAGTGGCGGCGTCGCTCTGGTACCAGGCCGCTCTTATCGTTGTGGTGGTGCTGCTGTATTTTTTGATGGCCAACCAGATGCGCTACCACCGCGCGGTGGAAGCCTGGGCGCGCTCCAACGTATCGCTGCAGATGCTGCTGCGGGTCGTTTCGCTGCGCGGCGGCGAGGATGCGGCCAGGGCTGGCGTGATCAATCGCGGCATCACGCGCTCGCCCTATGCCGCCCTGACGCCGGGGCTGTCCGCGTACCAGGACTGGTTCGCGCTCAAGAATGTGAGCCATTTTTTCAGGTGTCACCAGCTGATTGCGCTGCACAAGGGCTTCCTCCAGCGCTGTTTCCTGGAGATCGCGAGCCTGGAGGCCGACGTGGCACTGGCGCGGCATCTGCTGCACACGCGGCTGTGGTGCTGGTCAGGCCTGGCCGCGCGCGACGCAATGGTGCTGGAAGGCGCGGTCCATCCACTGCTCGGGGAGGCGCAGCCGATGACGGTGCAGTTGGCCGAGCGCGGCGCTTTCATCTCCGGCCAAAACGGCATCGGAAAAAGCACACTGCTGCGCACCATTGGCATCAACCTGGTCGGCGCGCGTGCTTTCGGCTTCTGTTACGCGAGCCGGGCGTGCGCATCGATGCTGCCGGTGTATTCGAGCATGCAGAGCGAAGATTCAATCCTGGGCGGCGAAAGCCTGTACATGGCCGAACTGCGGCGCGCCAGGGAACTGCTGGCCGCCGCCGACGGCCCGCATCCGGGCGTTTATCTCATTGACGAGATATTCAGGGGCACCAACCACCTGGAGTCGGTCTCTGCGGCGGCGGCGGTCCTCAACGTGCTCGCTGCGAAGGGGCTGGTGGTGGTCTCGTCTCACAATCTGATGTTGGCATCCTTGCTCGGTCACCGGCTCGCGCCCATGTGCGTGGCAAAGGATGTCCATGGCCAGCTGTCGCTGTCACCGGGCGTTCTGGCACATACCAATGGCATTGCCCTGCTGGCAGAACGCGGCTTTGGTGCGGAAGTGGAGGCTGGCGCGGCGCGCGTGTTCGACTGGCTTGATGGCTATCTCGCCCATCCACCGCACGCCGCGCTGGTGCTCGCCCCCGTTTCCGAAGCGCGCCGGGCCTGA